In the Hordeum vulgare subsp. vulgare chromosome 7H, MorexV3_pseudomolecules_assembly, whole genome shotgun sequence genome, one interval contains:
- the LOC123412314 gene encoding disease resistance protein PIK6-NP-like isoform X2, with the protein MEIATEAMSALLPKLGELLKDEYNLDRHVRKGVKSLQTELSLMHVALRKVAGVPSDQLDEQVRIWAGAVRELSCDMEDSVDDFMVRVEQNQDRQPASVGRVITFLSMIKRLFVKGKDLHQISNAIQEAQDLAKELTEQRQRYELDIPSTSTGATVDPRIIALYKDVVELVGIDHTRDELIGKLIGVDEMSNEKQLKTISIVGFGGLGKTTLAKAVYDKIRVQFDCAAFVSVAQNPDIRKVLKDLLYELDKKKFSDIHNTARDEKQLIDELGEFLVDKSSQFKAFHPDQKVTMFRVDRVTLADTTTGLFTPDLTTLRELQLESRRTRRNGRQREGGNGLNMKLMLGAS; encoded by the exons ATGGAGATCGCTACCGAGGCCATGAGCGCCCTCCTCCCAAAGCTCGGTGAGCTGCTCAAGGATGAATACAATCTGGACAGGCATGTGAGGAAAGGCGTCAAGTCTCTTCAGACCGAGCTAAGTCTGATGCATGTCGCCCTCCGCAAGGTGGCCGGTGTGCCGTCCGACCAGCTCGATGAGCAGGTCCGGATCTGGGCGGGTGCGGTGAGGGAGCTGTCATGCGACATGGAGGACTCCGTCGACGATTTCATGGTGCGCGTGGAGCAGAATCAAGATCGTCAACCTGCCAGCGTGGGTAGAGTCATCACGTtcctcagcatgatcaaacgactaTTCGTCAAGGGCAAGGATCTCCATCAGATCTCGAATGCCATCCAAGAAGCCCAGGACCTCGCCAAGGAGTTGACGGAGCAACGTCAAAGGTACGAGCTTGACATCCCTAGCACCAGTACTGGCGCTACAGTTGACCCTCGCATTATAGCTCTATACAAAGATGTGGTGGAGCTTGTTGGCATTGACCACACGAGGGATGAGCTGATTGGGAAGTTGATTGGTGTCGACGAGATGTCTAATGAGAAGCAACTGAAGACAATTTCCATTGTTGGCTTTGGAGGGTTGGGAAAGACAACTCTGGCCAAAGCAGTCTATGATAAGATCAGGGTGCAGTTTGATTGTGCGGCTTTTGTGTCTGTTGCTCAGAATCCGGATATAAGGAAAGTTCTCAAGGATCTACTCTATGAACTTGATAAGAAAAAGTTCAGCGATATACATAATACAGCAAGGGATGAAAAGCAACTCATCGATGAACTCGGtgaatttcttgtggacaagag CTCGCAATTTAAGGCATTTCATCCTGATCAAAAGGTAACTATGTTCAGAGTCGACAGGGTGACATTAGCAGATACCACCACTGGTCTCTTTACACCTGACCTGACAACACTCAGGGAGCTCCAATTGGAATCCAGACGCACTAGAAGAAATGGTCGGCAAAGAGAAGGTGGCAATGGTTTAAACATGAAGCTGATGCTCGGAGCCTCCTAA
- the LOC123412314 gene encoding disease resistance protein PIK6-NP-like isoform X3 — protein MEIATEAMSALLPKLGELLKDEYNLDRHVRKGVKSLQTELSLMHVALRKVAGVPSDQLDEQVRIWAGAVRELSCDMEDSVDDFMVRVEQNQDRQPASVGRVITFLSMIKRLFVKGKDLHQISNAIQEAQDLAKELTEQRQRYELDIPSTSTGATVDPRIIALYKDVVELVGIDHTRDELIGKLIGVDEMSNEKQLKTISIVGFGGLGKTTLAKAVYDKIRVQFDCAAFVSVAQNPDIRKVLKDLLYELDKKKFSDIHNTARDEKQLIDELGEFLVDKSSQFKAFHPDQKGAPIGIQTH, from the exons ATGGAGATCGCTACCGAGGCCATGAGCGCCCTCCTCCCAAAGCTCGGTGAGCTGCTCAAGGATGAATACAATCTGGACAGGCATGTGAGGAAAGGCGTCAAGTCTCTTCAGACCGAGCTAAGTCTGATGCATGTCGCCCTCCGCAAGGTGGCCGGTGTGCCGTCCGACCAGCTCGATGAGCAGGTCCGGATCTGGGCGGGTGCGGTGAGGGAGCTGTCATGCGACATGGAGGACTCCGTCGACGATTTCATGGTGCGCGTGGAGCAGAATCAAGATCGTCAACCTGCCAGCGTGGGTAGAGTCATCACGTtcctcagcatgatcaaacgactaTTCGTCAAGGGCAAGGATCTCCATCAGATCTCGAATGCCATCCAAGAAGCCCAGGACCTCGCCAAGGAGTTGACGGAGCAACGTCAAAGGTACGAGCTTGACATCCCTAGCACCAGTACTGGCGCTACAGTTGACCCTCGCATTATAGCTCTATACAAAGATGTGGTGGAGCTTGTTGGCATTGACCACACGAGGGATGAGCTGATTGGGAAGTTGATTGGTGTCGACGAGATGTCTAATGAGAAGCAACTGAAGACAATTTCCATTGTTGGCTTTGGAGGGTTGGGAAAGACAACTCTGGCCAAAGCAGTCTATGATAAGATCAGGGTGCAGTTTGATTGTGCGGCTTTTGTGTCTGTTGCTCAGAATCCGGATATAAGGAAAGTTCTCAAGGATCTACTCTATGAACTTGATAAGAAAAAGTTCAGCGATATACATAATACAGCAAGGGATGAAAAGCAACTCATCGATGAACTCGGtgaatttcttgtggacaagag CTCGCAATTTAAGGCATTTCATCCTGATCAAAAG GGAGCTCCAATTGGAATCCAGACGCACTAG
- the LOC123412314 gene encoding disease resistance protein RGA5-like isoform X1 — MEIATEAMSALLPKLGELLKDEYNLDRHVRKGVKSLQTELSLMHVALRKVAGVPSDQLDEQVRIWAGAVRELSCDMEDSVDDFMVRVEQNQDRQPASVGRVITFLSMIKRLFVKGKDLHQISNAIQEAQDLAKELTEQRQRYELDIPSTSTGATVDPRIIALYKDVVELVGIDHTRDELIGKLIGVDEMSNEKQLKTISIVGFGGLGKTTLAKAVYDKIRVQFDCAAFVSVAQNPDIRKVLKDLLYELDKKKFSDIHNTARDEKQLIDELGEFLVDKRYLIIVDDIWEEKTWRYMKCAFSRNNLCSRIVTTTRKISVSESCLSTNNDIIYTMKPLCDGDSQILFYRRIFQHENGCPPELHEVSRDILKKCGGVPLAIITVASLLVSNQQIKQKDEWFHLLNSIGHGVTEVAIAEDMRRILLLSYYDLPYHLKACLLYLSIFPEDFKIKTGWLIRRWLAEGFVQCERKDCSLFEIGKSYLNDLINRSLVRPEEISDDGIVKSCRVHDMVLDLICSLSSQENFVAVLDNIERRTPNFQNKVRRLSLHSSNVKLDNYQLDASSMSKVRSFVTFCPPTCDSLPSLSSFRFLRVLDLGNSGGQSGGHCVSLKYVGKLLHLRYLGLMNADVDALPMDIGNLRFLQTLDIRSTCIKQLPATVVELRQLIYLRVDPGTRLPPGMGNLTSLEVMKRVMPHLSPHVVQELSHLTELRALTIDWYDMEEGLNKALVESLGKLRKLQYLNIYCGSGLMDLLREGWVPPRSLITFHSWEQGIRFFLKLPKWINSTALPLLCCLTIDVDEVQGDDIQIIGTLPSLRSLSLRALRAVGTLVVRGDAFPRARECIFMFPLFPSLFPAGAMPMVQRLTFSVSARSFAGGDVDCGMGHLPSLERITVHLLLHDDHGNRVASDEVRDVAKAALKHAADAHPNHPTIEIL; from the exons ATGGAGATCGCTACCGAGGCCATGAGCGCCCTCCTCCCAAAGCTCGGTGAGCTGCTCAAGGATGAATACAATCTGGACAGGCATGTGAGGAAAGGCGTCAAGTCTCTTCAGACCGAGCTAAGTCTGATGCATGTCGCCCTCCGCAAGGTGGCCGGTGTGCCGTCCGACCAGCTCGATGAGCAGGTCCGGATCTGGGCGGGTGCGGTGAGGGAGCTGTCATGCGACATGGAGGACTCCGTCGACGATTTCATGGTGCGCGTGGAGCAGAATCAAGATCGTCAACCTGCCAGCGTGGGTAGAGTCATCACGTtcctcagcatgatcaaacgactaTTCGTCAAGGGCAAGGATCTCCATCAGATCTCGAATGCCATCCAAGAAGCCCAGGACCTCGCCAAGGAGTTGACGGAGCAACGTCAAAGGTACGAGCTTGACATCCCTAGCACCAGTACTGGCGCTACAGTTGACCCTCGCATTATAGCTCTATACAAAGATGTGGTGGAGCTTGTTGGCATTGACCACACGAGGGATGAGCTGATTGGGAAGTTGATTGGTGTCGACGAGATGTCTAATGAGAAGCAACTGAAGACAATTTCCATTGTTGGCTTTGGAGGGTTGGGAAAGACAACTCTGGCCAAAGCAGTCTATGATAAGATCAGGGTGCAGTTTGATTGTGCGGCTTTTGTGTCTGTTGCTCAGAATCCGGATATAAGGAAAGTTCTCAAGGATCTACTCTATGAACTTGATAAGAAAAAGTTCAGCGATATACATAATACAGCAAGGGATGAAAAGCAACTCATCGATGAACTCGGtgaatttcttgtggacaagag GTACTTGATCATAGTCGATGATATATGGGAAGAGAAGACATGGAGATATATGAAATGTGCTTTCTCTAGAAACAACCTTTGCAGTCGAATAGTTACAACAACTCGTAAGATCAGTGTCTCTGAATCATGCCTCTCtaccaataatgacataatttaTACAATGAAACCTCTATGTGATGGGGACTCCCAGATACTTTTCTACAGAAGAATATTTCAACATGAGAATGGATGTCCACCGGAGCTACATGAAGTATCGAGAGATATCTTGAAGAAATGTGGGGGTGTACCACTAGCCATTATTACCGTGGCTAGTCTTCTAGTTAGTAATCAACAGATAAAGCAGAAGGATGAGTGGTTCCATTTGCTGAATTCTATTGGCCATGGGGTTACAGAAGTTGCTATTGCTGAGGACATGAGGAGGATATTATTGCTTAGTTATTATGATTTGCCTTACCACTTGAAGGCATGTCTATTATATCTAAGCATATTTCCAGAAGACTTCAAGATTAAGACAGGCTGGTTGATAAGGAGATGGCTCGCCGAAGGTTTTGTTCAGTGTGAGAGAAAAGATTGTAGCCTATTTGAGATCGGGAAGAGTTACTTAAATGATCTCATAAATAGAAGCTTGGTTCGGCCAGAAGAAATCAGTGATGATGGCATAGTAAAATCTTGCCGTGTGCATGATATGGTGCTTGATCTTATCTGTTCTTTATCATCCCAAGAAAACTTTGTTGCTGTATTGGATAATATTGAGCGACGGACGCCTAATTTTCAAAACAAGGTTCGCAGATTATCTCTTCACAGTAGCAATGTCAAATTAGACAACTACCAGCTTGATGCCAGTAGCATGTCAAAAGTGAGGTCCTTTGTTACATTTTGCCCTCCTACTTGTGATTCATTGCCATCTCTCTCGAGCTTCCGATTCTTACGTGTCCTGGACCTAGGAAATTCTGGTGGCCAGAGCGGTGGCCATTGTGTCAGCCTCAAGTATGTTGGGAAATTACTTCACCTAAGATACCTTGGACTAATGAATGCGGATGTTGATGCACTCCCAATGGACATAGGCAATCTACGGTTTCTGCAAACACTGGACATAAGGTCAACTTGCATAAAACAATTACCAGCAACCGTTGTTGAGCTAAGACAGTTGATATATCTACGTGTTGATCCAGGAACAAGACTGCCTCCAGGAATGGGCAACTTGACATCCCTCGAAGTGATGAAACGAGTGATGCCACACTTATCACCTCACGTTGTTCAAGAGCTAAGCCATCTGACTGAGCTGAGGGCACTCACTATTGACTGGTACGACATGGAGGAGGGTCTGAACAAAGCTTTGGTAGAGTCTTTGGGCAAGCTGCGCAAATTGCAATATCTGAATATTTACTGTGGTAGCGGATTGATGGACCTCCTGCGTGAAGGCTGGGTGCCCCCTCGATCCCTCATTACTTTTCACTCATGGGAGCAAGGGATTCGGTTCTTCCTCAAGTTGCCCAAATGGATCAACTCAACAGCCCTGCCCCTCCTCTGTTGCCTGACGATAGACGTGGATGAGGTGCAAGGCGATGACATCCAGATCATCGGGACGCTGCCCTCTCTCCGCTCTCTCAGCCTGCGTGCACTCCGCGCGGTGGGGACGCTGGTTGTGAGGGGCGATGCATTCCCACGTGCAAGAGAGTGCATATTCATGTTCCCGCTGTTCCCGTCTCTGTTCCCGGCCGGAGCCATGCCAATGGTTCAGAGGCTTACCTTCTCCGTATCGGCGCGGTCCTTTGCCGGTGGCGATGTCGACTGCGGCATGGGCCATCTCCCTTCCCTTGAGAGAATCACGGTTCATCTGTTGTTGCATGATGACCATGGTAATCGTGTCGCCAGTGATGAGGTGCGGGATGTAGCCAAGGCTGCGCTGAAGCATGCAGCGGATGCCCATCCCAATCATCCGACCATTGAAATCTTATGA